A single Elephas maximus indicus isolate mEleMax1 chromosome 2, mEleMax1 primary haplotype, whole genome shotgun sequence DNA region contains:
- the SNAP47 gene encoding synaptosomal-associated protein 47 isoform X2, whose amino-acid sequence MSRDICIHTWPCSYYLEPEKRWVPGKLSLTSLSLKFITDKTGKILVDFPLSSIIEIKKEASHFIFSSITILEEDHVKHWFSSLQPSRNAVFNIIEHFWRELLLSQPGAAAQVSSSPMTKGKELTGLMACSQKRLEDTAKVLHHQGEQFDNIMKGLDKIESDLDVADRLLTELESPSWWPFSSKLRKTPSETKPKEGASMSSSEAFGKEGIVIKIPAIISQRTESHVKPGKLIVLVSGLEVQDSDSLLMHRFERDDVDDIKVHTPYEISIRQRFIGKPDIAYRLISAKMPEVIPILEVQFSKKIEFLEDALMLRSTGASSPAEKGCSAWHAASGLMDRLMHCEPSSGSQEGGQTQLQESQPFVSEEEAEELTQTS is encoded by the exons ATGAGCAGAGACATCTGTATCCACACCTGGCCGTGCTCCTACTATTTAGAACCTGAGAAGCGATGGGTCCCTGGAAAACTTTCATTAACTTCTCTTTCACTAAAATTTATCACTGATAAAACTGGCAAAATTCTTGTCGACTTTCCCCTTTCTAGTATAATTGAGATCAAGAAAGAGGCATCCCATTTTATCTTCAGTTCTATCACCATTCTGGAAGAAGACCACGTTAAGCACTGGTTTAGTTCCTTACAGCCTAGTCGGAATGCTGTTTTCAACATCATCGAGCATTTCTGGAGAGAGCTGCTGTTGTCTCAGCCAGGAGCTGCTGCTCAGGTGTCGTCCTCCCCCATGACCAAGGGGAAGGAGCTGACTGGGTTGATGGCGTGTTCCCAGAAGCGTTTGGAAGATACAGCCAAAGTCCTCCACCATCAGGGTGAGCAGTTCGATAACATCATGAAAGGACTAGACAAGATTGAATCTGACCTGGACGTGGCTGACAG ATTGCTGACAGAACTGGAGTCTCCTTCTTGGTGGCCTTTTAGTTCCAAGCTTCGGAAGACACCATCAGAAACAAAGCCCAAGGAAGGTGCTTCGATGTCTAGTTCTGAGGCTTTTGGAAAAGAAGGGATAGTCATCAAAATTCCTGCCATTATTTCCCAAAGAACAGAGTCTCATGTTAAACCAGGAAAGCTTATCGTCCTTGTCTCTGGCTTGGAAGTCCAGGACTCAGATTCTTTGCTCATGCACAGATTTGAAAGAGATGATGTAGACGACATTAAGGTTCACACTCCTTATGAAATTAGCATACGCCAGCGGTTTATTGGGAAGCCAGACATAGCTTATCGTTTGATATCTGCAAAAATGCCAGAGGTTATCCCAATTTTAGAAGTGCAGTTCAGCAAGAAGATTGAGTTTTTAGAAGATGCCTTGATGCTCAGGAGCACCGGAGCCTCTTCTCCAGCTGAGAAGGGCTGCTCAGCCTGGCATGCAG CATCTGGGCTGATGGACCGCCTGATGCACTGCGAGCCCTCCTCAGGAAGCCAGGAAGGAGGGCAGACCCAGCTACAGGAGAGCCAGCCATTCGTTTCCGAGGAAGAAGCCGAGGAGCTGACACAG